A single Cottoperca gobio chromosome 7, fCotGob3.1, whole genome shotgun sequence DNA region contains:
- the LOC115010929 gene encoding 5-aminolevulinate synthase, nonspecific, mitochondrial-like isoform X1: MIRKTFFLCYVKVDWDVFRSRVSHMEAVIRRCPFLTVVPSVVLHLAGKSSLVSYAQKCPVMMDLASRPLARALSSSASASKDTPTNDDQKHEVKLPPAHVTPPVGQAAGSKCPFLAAEMVQKNNRVVREASMELQEDVQEMHSVRTGKKVVDFSVVDLMEADMGNPGAPKHFLQPISSKVCHLLQDNLPDVFTFQYDKYFEKKIESKKVDHTYRVFKTVNRLASSFPMANDYSGSICASRDVSVWCSNDYLGMSRHPKVTQTIMETLRKHGAGAGGTRNISGTSKFHVELEYELADLHNKDAALLFTSCFVANDSTLFTLAKMLPGCEIYSDAGNHASMIMGIRNSGVKKFIFRHNDVSHLQELLEKSDPSTPKIVAFETVHSMDGAVCPLEEMCDIAHKFGAITFVDEVHAVGLYGLRGGGIGDRDRVMTKMDIISGTLGKAFGCVGGYIASTSALVDTVRSYAAGFIFTTSLPPMLLAGAKESIKVLKSVEGQVLRRKHQRSVKLLRQMLMDSGLPVVHCPSHIIPVRVADAEKNTEICDIMMSRYNIYVQAINYPTVAKGEELLRIAPTPHHTPQMMFFFVDRLVKTWKEVGMELRPHSSAECDFCQQPLHFELMSEREKSYFTGLSHMISAVA, translated from the exons ATGATTCGCAAGACATTTTTTTTGTGTTATGTCAAGGTGGACTGGGATGTGTtcag GTCAAGAGTATCTCATATGGAGGCAGTGATCCGCCGGTGCCCTTTCCTCACTGTAGTGCCCAGTGTTGTCCTGCATCTGGCTGGGAAGTCATCACTGGTGAGCTATGCCCAAAAGTGTCCTGTGATGATGGACCTGGCCTCCAGACCTCTGGCCAGAGCTCTGTCCTCTTCAGCTTCTGCGTCCAAAGACACTCCAACAAATGATG ATCAAAAGCATGAAGTCAAGTTGCCCCCAGCTCATGTCACGCCACCTGTTGGCCAGGCTGCCGGCTCCAAATGCCCTTTCCTGGCTGCCGAAATGGTGCAGAAAAACAATAGGGTAGTAAGAGAGGCCAGCATGGAGCTGCAAGAGGACGTCCAGGAAATGCACTCTGTGCGCACAG GGAAGAAAGTTGTGGATTTTTCGGTTGTGGATCTTATGGAGGCAGACATGGGTAATCCAGGGGCACCAAAACACTTCTTGCAACCCATTTCTTCCAAAGTGTGTCACCTGCTACAGGACAATCTGCCTGACG TGTTCACCTTTCAGTACGACAAGTATTTTGAAAAGAAGATTGAAAGCAAGAAGGTGGATCACACATACAGGGTTTTTAAGACGGTGAACCGGCTGGCCTCCTCATTCCCCATGGCAAACGACTACTCAGGGTCTATTTGTGCAAGCAGAGACGTGTCTGTGTGGTGCAGCAACGACTACCTCGGCATGAGCCGTCACCCCAAAGTCACCCAGACGATCAT GGAGACTTTACGAAAGCACGGCGCTGGTGCTGGAGGCACACGAAATATTTCTGGGACGAGCAAGTTCCACGTGGAACTCGAATACGAGCTAGCTGACCTGCACAACAAGGATGCTGCACTGctgttcacttcctgctttGTAGCCAATGACTCCACATTGTTTACTCTGGCAAAAATGCTTCCAG GTTGTGAAATTTACTCTGACGCTGGAAACCATGCCTCAATGATCATGGGTATAAGAAACAGCGGAGTCAAGAAGTTTATCTTCCGTCACAATGACGTCAGCCACCTGCAAGAGCTGCTTGAGAAGTCTGACCCCTCCACTCCAAAGATCGTTGCCTTTGAGACGGTGCATTCAATGGACG GTGCCGTGTGCCCACTAGAGGAGATGTGTGATATTGCTCACAAGTTTGGTGCCATTACTTTTGTGGATGAAGTTCATGCTGTGGGCTTGTATgggctgagaggaggagggattgGAGACCGGGACAGAGTCATGACCAAGATGGACATCATCTCTGGTACACTTG GCAAGGCATTTGGCTGCGTGGGTGGATACATCGCCAGCACCAGCGCCCTGGTGGACACAGTGCGCTCCTATGCTGCAGGCTTCATCTTCACCACTTCTCTGCCCCCCATGCTGCTGGCAGGGGCAAAGGAGTCCATCAAGGTCCTGAAAAGTGTGGAAGGCCAGGTGCTCAGAAGGAAACATCAGAGGAGCGTCAAGCTGCTCCGACAGATGCTGATGGACTCGGGCCTTCCGGTGGTCCACTGCCCGAGCCACATTATTCCTGTCCGG GTGGCCGATGCAGAGAAGAACACTGAGATCTGTGACATCATGATGTCTCGTTACAACATCTATGTCCAGGCAATCAACTACCCCACTGTGGCTAAAGGAGAGGAGCTGCTGCGCATCGCACCCACGCCACATCACACTCCCCAGATGATGTTCTTCTTTGTTG ACCGGCTGGTGAAGACGTGGAAAGAGGTGGGTATGGAGCTGAGGCCGCACTCCTCAGCAGAGTGTGACTTCTGCCAGCAGCCTCTTCACTTCGAGCTGATGAGTGAGAGGGAGAAGTCCTACTTCACAGGCCTCAGTCACATGATATCAGCAGTAGCCTGA
- the LOC115010929 gene encoding 5-aminolevulinate synthase, nonspecific, mitochondrial-like isoform X2 produces MEAVIRRCPFLTVVPSVVLHLAGKSSLVSYAQKCPVMMDLASRPLARALSSSASASKDTPTNDDQKHEVKLPPAHVTPPVGQAAGSKCPFLAAEMVQKNNRVVREASMELQEDVQEMHSVRTGKKVVDFSVVDLMEADMGNPGAPKHFLQPISSKVCHLLQDNLPDVFTFQYDKYFEKKIESKKVDHTYRVFKTVNRLASSFPMANDYSGSICASRDVSVWCSNDYLGMSRHPKVTQTIMETLRKHGAGAGGTRNISGTSKFHVELEYELADLHNKDAALLFTSCFVANDSTLFTLAKMLPGCEIYSDAGNHASMIMGIRNSGVKKFIFRHNDVSHLQELLEKSDPSTPKIVAFETVHSMDGAVCPLEEMCDIAHKFGAITFVDEVHAVGLYGLRGGGIGDRDRVMTKMDIISGTLGKAFGCVGGYIASTSALVDTVRSYAAGFIFTTSLPPMLLAGAKESIKVLKSVEGQVLRRKHQRSVKLLRQMLMDSGLPVVHCPSHIIPVRVADAEKNTEICDIMMSRYNIYVQAINYPTVAKGEELLRIAPTPHHTPQMMFFFVDRLVKTWKEVGMELRPHSSAECDFCQQPLHFELMSEREKSYFTGLSHMISAVA; encoded by the exons ATGGAGGCAGTGATCCGCCGGTGCCCTTTCCTCACTGTAGTGCCCAGTGTTGTCCTGCATCTGGCTGGGAAGTCATCACTGGTGAGCTATGCCCAAAAGTGTCCTGTGATGATGGACCTGGCCTCCAGACCTCTGGCCAGAGCTCTGTCCTCTTCAGCTTCTGCGTCCAAAGACACTCCAACAAATGATG ATCAAAAGCATGAAGTCAAGTTGCCCCCAGCTCATGTCACGCCACCTGTTGGCCAGGCTGCCGGCTCCAAATGCCCTTTCCTGGCTGCCGAAATGGTGCAGAAAAACAATAGGGTAGTAAGAGAGGCCAGCATGGAGCTGCAAGAGGACGTCCAGGAAATGCACTCTGTGCGCACAG GGAAGAAAGTTGTGGATTTTTCGGTTGTGGATCTTATGGAGGCAGACATGGGTAATCCAGGGGCACCAAAACACTTCTTGCAACCCATTTCTTCCAAAGTGTGTCACCTGCTACAGGACAATCTGCCTGACG TGTTCACCTTTCAGTACGACAAGTATTTTGAAAAGAAGATTGAAAGCAAGAAGGTGGATCACACATACAGGGTTTTTAAGACGGTGAACCGGCTGGCCTCCTCATTCCCCATGGCAAACGACTACTCAGGGTCTATTTGTGCAAGCAGAGACGTGTCTGTGTGGTGCAGCAACGACTACCTCGGCATGAGCCGTCACCCCAAAGTCACCCAGACGATCAT GGAGACTTTACGAAAGCACGGCGCTGGTGCTGGAGGCACACGAAATATTTCTGGGACGAGCAAGTTCCACGTGGAACTCGAATACGAGCTAGCTGACCTGCACAACAAGGATGCTGCACTGctgttcacttcctgctttGTAGCCAATGACTCCACATTGTTTACTCTGGCAAAAATGCTTCCAG GTTGTGAAATTTACTCTGACGCTGGAAACCATGCCTCAATGATCATGGGTATAAGAAACAGCGGAGTCAAGAAGTTTATCTTCCGTCACAATGACGTCAGCCACCTGCAAGAGCTGCTTGAGAAGTCTGACCCCTCCACTCCAAAGATCGTTGCCTTTGAGACGGTGCATTCAATGGACG GTGCCGTGTGCCCACTAGAGGAGATGTGTGATATTGCTCACAAGTTTGGTGCCATTACTTTTGTGGATGAAGTTCATGCTGTGGGCTTGTATgggctgagaggaggagggattgGAGACCGGGACAGAGTCATGACCAAGATGGACATCATCTCTGGTACACTTG GCAAGGCATTTGGCTGCGTGGGTGGATACATCGCCAGCACCAGCGCCCTGGTGGACACAGTGCGCTCCTATGCTGCAGGCTTCATCTTCACCACTTCTCTGCCCCCCATGCTGCTGGCAGGGGCAAAGGAGTCCATCAAGGTCCTGAAAAGTGTGGAAGGCCAGGTGCTCAGAAGGAAACATCAGAGGAGCGTCAAGCTGCTCCGACAGATGCTGATGGACTCGGGCCTTCCGGTGGTCCACTGCCCGAGCCACATTATTCCTGTCCGG GTGGCCGATGCAGAGAAGAACACTGAGATCTGTGACATCATGATGTCTCGTTACAACATCTATGTCCAGGCAATCAACTACCCCACTGTGGCTAAAGGAGAGGAGCTGCTGCGCATCGCACCCACGCCACATCACACTCCCCAGATGATGTTCTTCTTTGTTG ACCGGCTGGTGAAGACGTGGAAAGAGGTGGGTATGGAGCTGAGGCCGCACTCCTCAGCAGAGTGTGACTTCTGCCAGCAGCCTCTTCACTTCGAGCTGATGAGTGAGAGGGAGAAGTCCTACTTCACAGGCCTCAGTCACATGATATCAGCAGTAGCCTGA
- the spo11 gene encoding meiotic recombination protein SPO11 isoform X1 — protein sequence MSLMGSSVAELFSAIDKLRAELLNNVEVLTDCQRVEGEISHGEILSLIENVILGIVTSLSKDEAPFLALPDRSNWANISFDSAIGLRMTLGSSVTTIRSDCPSSVTKFAQILKIFVVIYKLVQSNSYATKRDIYYNNTQLFGSQKTVDSIVDDISCMLKVPRRSLHVLATSKGLISGDLCYMEEDGTRIDCRSCSAAAAVSSNIAGIRNIVSHAKFIMIVEKDATFQRLLDDDFCTKLSPCIMITGKGVPDVNSRLMVRKLWDTLHIPILALVDADPHGIEIMCIYKYGSVSMSFEAHSLTVPSVMWLGLLPSDLQRLRVPEDVLIPLTKRDESKLSSLLKRPYLASQPEWQKEMELMQQSKVKAEIQSLAAIAPDFLTNIYLPNKLRYGGWV from the exons ATGTCACTCATGGGATCCTCTGTTGCAGAGCTGTTTTCAGCAATTGACAAGCTCCGTGCTGAACTGCTGAACAATGTCGAGGTCCTAACAGACTGCCAGCGTGTTGAAGGAGAAATCAGCCA CGGGGAAATTTTGAGCCTCATTGAAAACGTAATCCTAGGAATAGTGACCAGTCTTTCTAAAGACGAGGCCCCTTTCCTGGCACTGCCCGACAGATCCAACTGGGCCAACATCAG TTTTGACAGTGCCATTGGCCTTCGAATGACTTTAGGAAGTTCTGTCACCACCATTAGGAGCGACTGTCCGTCGTCTGTCACTAAATTCG CGCAAATTCTCAAGATTTTCGTGGTCATCTACAAACTCGTGCAGAGCAACTCGTATGCAACCAAAAG AGACATCTATTACAACAATACACAGCTGTTTGGTTCACAGAAAACTGTTGATAGTATAGTAGATGATATTTCCTGCATGCTGAAGGTTCCTCGCAGATCACTACATgtg TTGGCCACATCCAAGGGATTAATTTCCGGGGATCTGTGTTATATGGAGGAGGACGGCACGAGGATTGACTGCCgctcctgctctgct gcTGCTGCGGTTTCATCAAACATCGCTGGGATTAGAA ATATTGTATCCCATGCAAAGTTTATCATGATCGTTGAGAAGGATGCAACGTTTCAGAGACTACTGGATGACGACTTCTGCACGAAGCTGTCTCCTTGCATCATGATCACG GGTAAAGGCGTGCcagatgtgaacagcaggttgATGGTGAGAAAGCTTTGGGACACACTGCACATCCCCATCTTGGCTCTGGTGGATGCTGACCCTCATG GGATTGAGATCATGTGCATCTACAAGTACGGATCAGTG TCCATGTCGTTTGAGGCCCACAGCCTGACCGTCCCCAGCGTTATGTGGCTAGGTCTCCTCCCCTCTGACCTCCAGAG GTTGCGGGTTCCCGAGGATGTCCTGATCCCCCTCACCAAGAGAGATGAAAGCAAACTCAGCAGCCTCCTCAAAAGGCCGTACTTAGCCAGCCAACCAGAGTGGCAGAAAGAG ATGGAACTGATGCAGCAGAGTAAGGTCAAGGCTGAAATACAGTCCCTAGCAGCCATAGCTCCGGATTTCCTCACCAACATCTACCTGCCCAATAAGCTGCGTTACGGGGGCTGGGTTTGA
- the spo11 gene encoding meiotic recombination protein SPO11 isoform X2, with product MSLMGSSVAELFSAIDKLRAELLNNVEVLTDCQRVEGEISHGEILSLIENVILGIVTSLSKDEAPFLALPDRSNWANISFDSAIGLRMTLGSSVTTIRSDCPSSVTKFAQILKIFVVIYKLVQSNSYATKRFFVVNSHFEKITKLATSKGLISGDLCYMEEDGTRIDCRSCSAAAAVSSNIAGIRNIVSHAKFIMIVEKDATFQRLLDDDFCTKLSPCIMITGKGVPDVNSRLMVRKLWDTLHIPILALVDADPHGIEIMCIYKYGSVSMSFEAHSLTVPSVMWLGLLPSDLQRLRVPEDVLIPLTKRDESKLSSLLKRPYLASQPEWQKEMELMQQSKVKAEIQSLAAIAPDFLTNIYLPNKLRYGGWV from the exons ATGTCACTCATGGGATCCTCTGTTGCAGAGCTGTTTTCAGCAATTGACAAGCTCCGTGCTGAACTGCTGAACAATGTCGAGGTCCTAACAGACTGCCAGCGTGTTGAAGGAGAAATCAGCCA CGGGGAAATTTTGAGCCTCATTGAAAACGTAATCCTAGGAATAGTGACCAGTCTTTCTAAAGACGAGGCCCCTTTCCTGGCACTGCCCGACAGATCCAACTGGGCCAACATCAG TTTTGACAGTGCCATTGGCCTTCGAATGACTTTAGGAAGTTCTGTCACCACCATTAGGAGCGACTGTCCGTCGTCTGTCACTAAATTCG CGCAAATTCTCAAGATTTTCGTGGTCATCTACAAACTCGTGCAGAGCAACTCGTATGCAACCAAAAGGTTTTTCGTCGTCAAttcacattttgaaaagatCACTAAG TTGGCCACATCCAAGGGATTAATTTCCGGGGATCTGTGTTATATGGAGGAGGACGGCACGAGGATTGACTGCCgctcctgctctgct gcTGCTGCGGTTTCATCAAACATCGCTGGGATTAGAA ATATTGTATCCCATGCAAAGTTTATCATGATCGTTGAGAAGGATGCAACGTTTCAGAGACTACTGGATGACGACTTCTGCACGAAGCTGTCTCCTTGCATCATGATCACG GGTAAAGGCGTGCcagatgtgaacagcaggttgATGGTGAGAAAGCTTTGGGACACACTGCACATCCCCATCTTGGCTCTGGTGGATGCTGACCCTCATG GGATTGAGATCATGTGCATCTACAAGTACGGATCAGTG TCCATGTCGTTTGAGGCCCACAGCCTGACCGTCCCCAGCGTTATGTGGCTAGGTCTCCTCCCCTCTGACCTCCAGAG GTTGCGGGTTCCCGAGGATGTCCTGATCCCCCTCACCAAGAGAGATGAAAGCAAACTCAGCAGCCTCCTCAAAAGGCCGTACTTAGCCAGCCAACCAGAGTGGCAGAAAGAG ATGGAACTGATGCAGCAGAGTAAGGTCAAGGCTGAAATACAGTCCCTAGCAGCCATAGCTCCGGATTTCCTCACCAACATCTACCTGCCCAATAAGCTGCGTTACGGGGGCTGGGTTTGA